CGTCGATGACCTGACCGGCCTCAGCATCGGTCAGATTGTCGATAGCGGTGATCCGGTCTCCGGTGATGCCAATGTCAGCGCGCGTGCCATCTGTGAGCGTGCCGCCTTTGATAATCAGATCGAACATCAGCGTTCTCCCTTGTTGAAAGGTACCATCAAAGCCGCCGGTACTTCAGCACGTCGCGACACCAGAACCAATGCCATGATGGACAAGACGTAAGGTGTCATCAGGAATATCTGATAGGGGACGGCGGCCCCGAGGCTGGTTTGTTGTACGCGGATTTGCAGGGCGTCAAAGGCGGCAAATAGAACCGCGCCCATAAGCGCCTTGCCCGGTCGCCAAGCGCCAAAGACGACAAGCGCGATGCAAATCCAGCCGCGTCCGTTGACCATTTCAAAGAAGAAACTGTCAAAAGCGGACATTGTCAGGAAGGCGCCGCCTACGGCCATGAACCCGCTGCCGATAATTACCGCACCCATACGGATGCCGGTGACAGACAAGCCCTGTGCGGCGACGGCGGACGGGTTTTCGCCCGCCGCGCGCACGGCCAGTCCCAATGGCGTGCGATAGAGCGTGTAGCTCACGACCAAAACGAGGACAAAAGCCGCATATGTCAGAGGGGTTTGATTGAAAAGTGCGGGTCCGATCAGGGGGAGTTCGGACAGGCCGGGGATCGGATAGGGCTGGAAGGCCTCGATCTTGGGAGGGCTGGTGACCTCTGGCAGTGCGAGCCGATAGGCATAGTAGGTGGCGGAGGTCGCGAGCAGCGTAATACCCAGTCCGACGACGTGTTGTGACAGACCAAAGGGCACTGTGAGCGTGGAATGCAGCAGGCCAAACAGCATGCCGACCGCCATGGCGACCGCAACGCCCATCCAAAGCCCGGTGCCGGAATAGACGGCCATCCACCCGGCAAAAGCGCCTGCGACCATGATGCCCTCAATCCCGAGGTTCAAAACACCGGCACGCTCGCAAATCAGCTCTCCAAGTGTTGCGAAGATCAACGGGCTGGCGATGCGGATCGCAGCAGCCCAAAAGCTGGCGGAGAGGAGGATGTCGAGAAGTTCCATCTCAATCCCTCACAACGCGAAAGCGGGTCAGCATGATGGCGAGCACCATCAACAACAGGGCCGTGGCGAGCATGATATCGGCAAGATAGGTGGGCACATTTGCGGAACGGCTCATGCTATCGGCCCCAACGAATATACCCGCCACAAAGAGTGCGGCGAATATGACGCCGATGGGATTTAACAGCGCCAGCATGGCGACGATGATGCCCGTGTAGCCAAAACCCGGAGACAGATCGAGTGTCAGGCTTCCTTTGAGGCCGGCGACCTCGGAAAACCCCGCAAGCGCCGCCAGACCCCCTGAGAGGAGGGCGGTTTTGACAAGCACGGTGTTGACCGGGATACCCGCAAATCGCGCCGCTTCGGGGTTATTTCCGACCGCGCGCATTTCATATCCCAATGTGCTGCGTGTCTGGATGATCCAGACCAAGATGGCCGACAAAATGGCAAGACCAAAGCCCCAATGCAGCCGCAAGCCATCGACGATGCGTGGCAGGCGCGCCTCTTGCAGAACCCGGGCGGATTTGGGCCAGCCCATGCCCATAGGATCTTTGAGCGGACCTTCGAGCAGCATGGAGATGAACAGTAGGAAAATGAAATTGAACAGCAATGTCGTGACTACTTCGTCCACGCCAAAACGGGTTTTGAGAA
This genomic interval from Paracoccaceae bacterium contains the following:
- a CDS encoding ABC transporter permease; the protein is MELLDILLSASFWAAAIRIASPLIFATLGELICERAGVLNLGIEGIMVAGAFAGWMAVYSGTGLWMGVAVAMAVGMLFGLLHSTLTVPFGLSQHVVGLGITLLATSATYYAYRLALPEVTSPPKIEAFQPYPIPGLSELPLIGPALFNQTPLTYAAFVLVLVVSYTLYRTPLGLAVRAAGENPSAVAAQGLSVTGIRMGAVIIGSGFMAVGGAFLTMSAFDSFFFEMVNGRGWICIALVVFGAWRPGKALMGAVLFAAFDALQIRVQQTSLGAAVPYQIFLMTPYVLSIMALVLVSRRAEVPAALMVPFNKGER
- a CDS encoding ABC transporter permease, producing MRLEPIANPTLPRRLGLPLIAIAATVVIASLLAMVAGGNPFSVLGLIINGAFGSKFALLETLNRATPLIFTGLAAAVAFRAKFWNIGAEAQLYAGALITVVLGTGVIAWPSPILLPLLALSAIVAGALLLLVPALLKTRFGVDEVVTTLLFNFIFLLFISMLLEGPLKDPMGMGWPKSARVLQEARLPRIVDGLRLHWGFGLAILSAILVWIIQTRSTLGYEMRAVGNNPEAARFAGIPVNTVLVKTALLSGGLAALAGFSEVAGLKGSLTLDLSPGFGYTGIIVAMLALLNPIGVIFAALFVAGIFVGADSMSRSANVPTYLADIMLATALLLMVLAIMLTRFRVVRD